One genomic segment of Caldimonas brevitalea includes these proteins:
- a CDS encoding PAS domain-containing protein has protein sequence MRALDDTTTPLGAPAVWPPSLRTVISLVLGSKFPMFVAWGSQLCFLYNDAYSGVLGGKHPTAMGRPFRDVWSDIWKDISPMVERALRGEASYFENLPLTMRRRGFEEQTWFTFSYSPVRDEGGAVAGMYCACTETTRQVLAERSRLAETERMHRLFHQAPGFMCVMRGPQHVFELTNAAFERLFGTRELLGRPVREALPELAGQGFFELLDRVYASGEPFIGRGLSVRTAVHGVGAELVEHYLDFVYQPIVSPDGHVTGIFVEGSDVTDRHRAEAELRVERDRARAVLDSMGEGFLLLGHDFRILDINAEGLRLEGRPVEQLVGHNHWEVYPGSESMEVGRLYKEAMHTRQPISLEHQYRWQTGQAAWLEMRAYPVPDGLAIFYRDVSDRRNAEARLRESEEHYRLLVDLSPGIHWTADAQGRIESFSERWLALTGLSREEALGDGWMQLPHPQDRAAMQAAWRRSVETGATYDVEYRMRVADGSYHWIRARALAWRNAEGGVQRWYGMTEDVHNRRSAVEALRRLNETLEQRVAAAVAERQRAEEHLRQAQKMEAVGQLTGGIAHDFNNLLQAVTGNLELIRRLAEQPGQVRSWAENALRSVRHGAKLTSQLLAFSRSQRLEMKPVAVNELLKGMQELLTRTLGPSIEVVLALHPDVNSVMAEPTQLEMSVLNLAINARDAMPTGGRLTLSTEVRRLERDAELGTGDYVELRVADTGTGMSPEVVARAFDPFFTTKEVGKGTGLGLSQVYGFARQVGGAARIQSAPSQGTAVSLLLRTAAPAAATTRERQPTGAVKAGSDAGARPARVLVVDDDLAVRSLLRDMLEALGYAVEQAADGPAGLQALERGRPDVLLVDFAMPGMNGAQVARAARERCPDLPIVFASGYADTDALHAAVGPNAQLLHKPFRMDELAATVAKVVAAASA, from the coding sequence ATGCGAGCCCTGGACGACACGACCACGCCGCTCGGCGCTCCCGCGGTCTGGCCGCCGTCATTGCGAACCGTGATCAGCCTGGTCCTCGGATCGAAGTTTCCGATGTTCGTGGCCTGGGGGTCGCAGCTTTGTTTCCTCTACAACGACGCGTATAGCGGCGTGCTCGGCGGCAAACATCCGACCGCAATGGGGCGCCCGTTTCGCGACGTCTGGTCCGACATCTGGAAAGACATCAGCCCGATGGTCGAGCGCGCGCTGCGCGGCGAGGCCAGCTACTTCGAGAATCTGCCGCTGACGATGCGCCGGCGGGGCTTTGAAGAGCAGACCTGGTTCACCTTCTCCTATTCGCCGGTGCGCGACGAGGGCGGCGCCGTCGCCGGCATGTACTGCGCCTGCACTGAGACCACCCGGCAGGTGCTCGCCGAGCGCAGCCGCCTGGCCGAGACCGAACGGATGCACCGCCTGTTTCACCAGGCGCCCGGCTTCATGTGCGTGATGCGAGGTCCGCAGCACGTGTTCGAGTTGACCAATGCCGCCTTCGAGCGGCTGTTCGGCACGCGCGAGCTACTGGGCCGCCCGGTACGCGAGGCGCTGCCAGAGCTCGCGGGGCAGGGGTTTTTCGAGTTGCTGGATCGGGTCTATGCGAGCGGGGAGCCGTTCATCGGCCGGGGCCTGTCGGTGCGCACCGCGGTCCACGGTGTGGGTGCCGAACTGGTCGAGCACTACCTCGACTTCGTCTACCAGCCGATCGTCTCTCCCGACGGCCACGTCACTGGCATCTTCGTCGAAGGCAGCGACGTCACCGACCGGCACCGTGCGGAAGCCGAGCTGCGCGTCGAACGTGACCGCGCGCGGGCGGTACTGGACAGCATGGGCGAGGGTTTCCTGCTGCTGGGCCACGACTTCCGCATCCTCGACATCAATGCCGAGGGCCTGCGGCTGGAGGGGCGGCCGGTCGAGCAGTTGGTCGGCCACAACCACTGGGAGGTCTACCCGGGGTCCGAATCGATGGAGGTGGGACGGCTCTACAAAGAGGCGATGCACACACGCCAGCCGATCAGTCTGGAACACCAGTACCGGTGGCAGACCGGCCAGGCGGCGTGGCTGGAGATGCGTGCCTATCCCGTGCCCGACGGGTTGGCCATCTTCTACCGCGACGTCAGCGACCGGCGCAACGCCGAGGCACGTCTGCGTGAAAGCGAGGAGCACTACCGGCTGCTGGTCGATTTGTCGCCCGGCATCCATTGGACCGCGGATGCCCAGGGCCGCATCGAAAGTTTCTCCGAGCGCTGGCTCGCCCTGACGGGCCTGTCGCGCGAGGAGGCCCTGGGCGACGGCTGGATGCAACTGCCGCATCCACAGGACCGCGCCGCGATGCAGGCCGCCTGGCGGCGCTCGGTCGAGACCGGCGCCACCTATGACGTCGAATACCGCATGCGGGTCGCCGACGGCAGCTACCACTGGATCCGCGCCCGTGCGCTGGCCTGGCGCAACGCCGAAGGCGGGGTGCAGCGCTGGTACGGCATGACCGAGGACGTGCACAACCGACGCTCGGCGGTGGAGGCGCTGCGGCGGCTCAACGAAACGCTGGAGCAACGCGTGGCCGCCGCGGTGGCCGAGCGCCAACGCGCCGAAGAACACCTGCGCCAGGCGCAGAAGATGGAAGCGGTGGGCCAGTTGACCGGCGGCATCGCGCACGACTTCAACAACCTGCTGCAAGCCGTGACCGGCAACCTGGAGCTGATCCGGCGCCTCGCCGAGCAGCCGGGTCAGGTGCGCAGCTGGGCCGAAAACGCGCTGCGCTCGGTCCGCCATGGCGCCAAGCTGACCTCGCAGCTGCTCGCCTTCTCGCGTTCGCAGCGGCTCGAGATGAAACCGGTCGCCGTGAACGAATTGCTCAAAGGCATGCAGGAACTGCTGACCCGCACCCTCGGGCCTTCGATCGAGGTGGTGCTGGCGCTGCACCCGGACGTCAACAGCGTGATGGCGGAGCCGACCCAGCTCGAGATGTCGGTCCTCAACCTCGCCATCAACGCGCGCGACGCCATGCCCACCGGCGGCCGACTGACCTTGTCGACCGAGGTGCGACGGCTGGAGCGCGATGCGGAACTCGGCACTGGCGATTACGTCGAGCTGCGGGTCGCCGACACCGGCACCGGCATGTCGCCCGAGGTCGTGGCGCGCGCCTTCGACCCCTTCTTCACGACCAAGGAGGTGGGCAAGGGCACCGGCCTCGGCCTGTCGCAGGTCTACGGCTTCGCCCGCCAGGTCGGTGGCGCCGCCCGTATCCAGAGTGCGCCCAGCCAGGGCACGGCGGTGTCGTTGCTGCTGCGGACCGCGGCCCCGGCCGCTGCCACCACCCGCGAACGGCAGCCGACCGGCGCCGTCAAGGCCGGCAGCGACGCAGGCGCCCGGCCCGCACGGGTGCTGGTGGTCGACGACGACCTGGCCGTGCGCAGCCTGTTGCGCGACATGCTCGAGGCGCTGGGCTATGCGGTGGAGCAAGCCGCCGACGGACCGGCGGGCTTGCAGGCGCTCGAGCGGGGCCGGCCCGACGTGCTGCTGGTCGACTTTGCGATGCCCGGCATGAACGGCGCACAAGTGGCCCGTGCGGCGCGCGAACGCTGCCCCGACCTGCCCATCGTGTTCGCCAGCGGCTATGCCGACACCGACGCGCTGCATGCCGCCGTCGGCCCCAATGCGCAATTGCTGCACAAGCCGTTCCGGATGGATGAACTGGCGGCCACGGTGGCCAAGGTGGTCGCCGCCGCCAGTGCTTGA
- a CDS encoding GFA family protein gives MNELPLHEGGCLCGAVRYRIEGEPLTSGLCHCASCRRASGAPAVAWLTVHRDRFDWLTGAPFSYRSSPGVLRTFCGQCGTPLTYRRAGEETLDVTTATLDAPQDYPPREDTWPEERLPWFPCLASEAGAARLG, from the coding sequence ATGAACGAGCTTCCCTTGCATGAAGGCGGCTGTTTGTGCGGCGCGGTGCGGTACCGCATCGAAGGCGAACCGCTGACCTCGGGCTTGTGCCACTGCGCGAGTTGCCGCCGCGCCAGCGGCGCCCCGGCGGTGGCCTGGCTCACCGTCCATCGGGACCGTTTTGATTGGCTGACCGGTGCGCCGTTCAGCTACCGCTCGTCGCCCGGGGTGCTGCGCACCTTCTGCGGCCAATGCGGCACGCCGCTGACCTATCGGCGTGCCGGCGAGGAGACGCTGGACGTGACCACCGCGACGCTCGATGCGCCGCAAGACTATCCACCGCGCGAGGACACCTGGCCCGAGGAGCGGCTGCCGTGGTTTCCGTGCCTTGCGTCCGAGGCGGGCGCCGCGCGGCTTGGCTGA
- a CDS encoding AI-2E family transporter has product MASPTPNDPLTQEDKFFLLLLVIVSLAFGWILLPFYGAVLWGSIIAILFAPLFRRLLARFGGRRTWAALATLGIVLVIVILPLMLLTSSLVQEGAAVYERIQSGQLNFAAYFQRILASLPSWVTELLQRFGLGDASAMQQRLTTSLAQGSQMIATRVFSIGQDTFNLVVSFFITLYLAFFLIRDGSALSKRVREAIPINARHKQKLFSNFTTVIRATVKGNVLVAIAQGALGGLAFWFLGIHGAVLWSVLMAFLSLLPAVGAGLVWLPVAIYFLATGALAKGLGLIAYGVMVIGLVDNVLRPVLVGKDTKMPDYVVMISTLGGMVVFGLNGFVLGPVIAAMFIAVWNIFAAADQQAHPPAPAAPDERR; this is encoded by the coding sequence ATGGCATCACCGACCCCGAACGACCCCCTGACCCAGGAAGACAAGTTCTTCCTGCTGCTCCTTGTGATCGTCTCCCTGGCCTTCGGCTGGATCCTGCTGCCGTTCTATGGCGCGGTGCTGTGGGGTTCGATCATCGCGATCTTGTTCGCGCCGCTGTTCCGCCGGCTGCTGGCCCGCTTCGGAGGGCGGCGCACCTGGGCGGCGCTGGCGACGCTGGGCATCGTGCTGGTGATCGTGATCCTGCCGCTGATGCTGCTGACCTCGTCGCTGGTGCAGGAAGGCGCGGCCGTCTACGAGCGCATCCAGTCCGGCCAGCTCAACTTCGCGGCCTACTTCCAGCGCATCCTGGCGTCGCTGCCAAGCTGGGTGACCGAGTTGCTGCAGCGCTTCGGGCTGGGCGACGCCAGCGCGATGCAGCAACGGTTGACGACGAGCCTGGCACAAGGCAGCCAGATGATTGCCACGCGCGTGTTCAGCATCGGCCAGGACACCTTCAACCTGGTGGTCAGCTTTTTCATCACGCTGTACCTCGCGTTCTTCCTGATCCGCGACGGCAGCGCGTTGTCGAAGCGGGTGCGCGAGGCCATCCCGATCAACGCGCGCCACAAGCAAAAGCTGTTCAGCAACTTCACCACCGTCATCCGGGCCACGGTGAAAGGCAATGTGCTGGTGGCCATCGCTCAAGGCGCGCTCGGGGGGCTGGCGTTCTGGTTCCTCGGCATCCACGGCGCCGTGCTGTGGTCGGTGCTGATGGCCTTCCTGTCCTTGCTGCCCGCGGTCGGCGCCGGCCTGGTGTGGCTGCCGGTGGCGATCTATTTCCTCGCCACCGGCGCACTCGCGAAGGGCCTGGGGCTGATCGCCTACGGTGTGATGGTGATCGGGCTGGTCGACAACGTGTTGCGCCCGGTGCTGGTGGGCAAGGACACCAAGATGCCCGACTACGTGGTGATGATCTCCACGCTGGGCGGCATGGTGGTATTCGGCCTCAACGGCTTCGTGCTGGGCCCGGTGATCGCGGCCATGTTCATCGCCGTCTGGAACATCTTCGCCGCGGCCGACCAGCAGGCCCATCCGCCGGCGCCCGCGGCCCCCGACGAGCGACGCTGA
- a CDS encoding SDR family oxidoreductase, with protein MSALSQKVALVTGASSGIGRAAALLFAREGAQVILGARNGAALDRLVSEITGSGGTACALAGDVQDERYAAALVNLAQQRFGRLDVAFNNAGTLGDLGPLPELSLAAWHHTLDTNLTAAFLAAKHQVPALLAAGGGSLIFTSSFVGHTVGMPGMAAYAAAKAGLLGLVRSLAAELGPQAVRVNALLPGGTDTPMAQAIVSDPAQRTFIEGLHALKRLADPEEIAKVALFLASEASSFVTGTALLADGGVSITRT; from the coding sequence ATGTCAGCACTCTCTCAAAAGGTCGCCCTCGTCACCGGTGCCAGTTCCGGTATCGGCCGCGCCGCCGCACTGCTGTTCGCCCGCGAGGGCGCCCAAGTCATCCTCGGCGCCCGCAACGGGGCCGCGCTGGACCGACTGGTGAGCGAGATCACCGGCAGTGGCGGCACGGCCTGCGCGCTGGCCGGCGACGTGCAGGACGAACGCTACGCAGCCGCCCTGGTGAACCTCGCGCAACAGCGTTTCGGCCGGCTCGACGTGGCCTTCAACAACGCCGGCACGCTGGGGGACCTGGGCCCGCTGCCCGAGCTGTCGCTGGCGGCCTGGCACCACACGCTGGACACCAACCTGACGGCGGCCTTCCTCGCCGCCAAGCACCAGGTGCCGGCCCTGCTGGCGGCCGGCGGCGGGTCGCTGATCTTCACCTCCAGCTTCGTCGGCCATACCGTCGGCATGCCGGGCATGGCCGCCTATGCGGCCGCCAAGGCCGGCCTGCTGGGGCTGGTGCGGTCGCTGGCCGCCGAGCTGGGGCCGCAGGCGGTGCGCGTCAATGCGCTGCTGCCGGGCGGGACCGACACACCGATGGCGCAGGCGATCGTGAGCGATCCGGCACAACGGACTTTCATCGAGGGGCTGCATGCGCTGAAGCGTCTGGCCGACCCCGAGGAGATCGCCAAGGTGGCGCTGTTTCTCGCGAGCGAGGCGTCCAGCTTCGTCACCGGCACCGCACTGCTCGCCGATGGCGGGGTGTCGATCACCCGCACCTGA
- a CDS encoding alpha/beta hydrolase — MRSTSKPNRVSRGCSLAALLLALGWQACHAGPLRERWVERQAAAAAQDGATAPAATLPAGTRVIRDVPYGARPEHRFDVYLPARAQAAPVIFLVHGGGWERGDKAHGPLVENKVAHWVGKGFVLISTNYRMLPEAQPDEQARDVARAFAAAQQRAAQWGADPRRYILMGHSAGAHLAALLASSPTLTARHGVSPWLGTVLLDSAVLDVVQLMEQRHLGLFDDAFGADPLYWPTVSPYHLLQQATAPLLAVCSSQRAAPCPDAQRFAAKAVALGSRVEVQPEDLGHGEINRQLGLASPYTARVDSFLRSLDAWVAHLLSR, encoded by the coding sequence ATGAGGTCAACATCTAAGCCCAACCGGGTCTCACGCGGCTGCAGCCTGGCGGCGCTGCTGCTCGCGCTCGGCTGGCAAGCCTGCCACGCGGGCCCCTTGCGTGAGCGCTGGGTCGAGCGCCAGGCCGCCGCGGCCGCTCAGGACGGGGCTACGGCTCCTGCTGCCACCTTGCCAGCCGGCACGCGCGTGATCCGCGACGTGCCCTACGGCGCCCGTCCCGAACACCGCTTCGATGTCTACCTGCCGGCCCGCGCCCAGGCAGCGCCAGTGATCTTTTTGGTCCACGGCGGCGGCTGGGAGCGCGGCGACAAGGCCCACGGGCCGCTGGTCGAGAACAAGGTCGCGCACTGGGTCGGCAAAGGCTTCGTGCTGATCTCGACCAACTACCGCATGCTGCCGGAGGCCCAGCCGGACGAGCAAGCCCGCGACGTGGCACGCGCCTTCGCGGCCGCACAGCAGCGGGCCGCGCAATGGGGCGCCGACCCGCGCCGCTACATCCTGATGGGCCATTCGGCCGGCGCCCACCTGGCGGCCCTGCTCGCCTCCTCGCCCACGCTGACGGCACGCCATGGTGTGAGCCCCTGGCTCGGCACGGTGCTGCTCGACAGCGCCGTGCTCGACGTGGTGCAGTTGATGGAACAGCGCCACTTGGGCCTGTTCGACGACGCGTTCGGCGCCGACCCGCTCTACTGGCCCACGGTGTCGCCCTACCACCTGCTCCAGCAGGCCACCGCACCGCTGCTCGCGGTTTGTTCAAGCCAACGCGCCGCCCCCTGCCCCGATGCGCAGCGCTTCGCCGCCAAGGCCGTCGCGCTGGGCAGCCGGGTCGAGGTGCAGCCGGAAGACCTGGGCCACGGCGAGATCAACCGGCAGCTCGGGTTGGCGTCGCCCTACACGGCCCGCGTCGACAGCTTTTTGCGCAGCCTCGACGCCTGGGTCGCCCACCTGCTGAGCCGCTGA
- a CDS encoding sensor histidine kinase — translation MRRRFDSLFTRLLLAQALFAVVLFTSFGAVYVRDRNAMLASVAAQQWAPPLAAAAAAQPLPTGDALPVERRAAVPDDAVRPRVLAPRLRTFRRELQARGVAVGSIAFSGDGSAQRLWLQVDPGHGVAPVWLGIDAPFLTPGDSQRVWLGLGLTGLLVVGLAWALARWLTRPLARLHRRIRRGEPAGSARPAGWRVTREIAEIEHAYDVLLARLAQQQRERSLLLAGVSHDLRSPLSRIRLAAELLPEDEAHARRRDTIIANVAAADRLIESFLDLVRTEQSATREAVDLAALARRVVAGFEREEAELRVDAPPVLELTQADPHLLERALFNLVDNALKHGRAPVRLRVSANAHEGVIEVRDAGPGIAPDQREHLLQAFSRGDASRAQPGFGLGLAVVQQVAARLGGRVDMAGGPGDWRVSMRLPLDDRGALPG, via the coding sequence ATGCGTCGTCGCTTCGACAGCCTGTTCACCCGCTTGCTGCTCGCGCAGGCGTTGTTCGCGGTGGTGCTGTTCACCAGCTTCGGTGCCGTCTACGTGCGCGACCGTAATGCCATGCTGGCGAGTGTCGCGGCGCAGCAATGGGCGCCGCCCCTGGCCGCCGCAGCGGCGGCGCAACCACTGCCGACCGGCGATGCCCTGCCCGTCGAGCGCCGCGCTGCGGTCCCGGACGATGCCGTGCGCCCCCGCGTGTTGGCGCCGCGCCTGCGCACCTTCCGGCGCGAGTTGCAAGCGCGTGGCGTGGCGGTCGGGTCGATCGCCTTCAGCGGGGACGGGAGCGCGCAGCGCCTGTGGCTGCAGGTGGACCCCGGCCACGGCGTCGCGCCCGTCTGGCTCGGCATCGACGCGCCCTTCCTGACGCCGGGCGACAGCCAGCGGGTGTGGCTGGGCCTGGGGCTGACGGGCTTGCTGGTGGTGGGGCTGGCATGGGCGCTGGCGCGCTGGCTGACCCGCCCGCTGGCACGTTTGCATCGGCGCATCCGCCGCGGTGAACCTGCGGGCTCGGCGCGTCCAGCCGGCTGGCGTGTGACACGCGAGATCGCCGAGATCGAGCACGCCTATGACGTGCTGCTGGCAAGGCTCGCGCAGCAGCAACGCGAACGTTCGCTGCTGCTGGCCGGTGTCTCGCACGATTTGCGCAGCCCCTTGAGCCGCATCCGGCTGGCCGCTGAGCTGTTGCCCGAAGACGAAGCCCATGCGCGACGCCGCGACACCATCATCGCCAATGTCGCCGCCGCCGACCGGCTGATCGAGAGTTTCCTCGACCTGGTGCGCACCGAACAATCGGCCACCCGCGAGGCCGTCGACCTGGCCGCCCTCGCGCGGCGGGTGGTGGCGGGCTTCGAACGTGAGGAGGCCGAGCTGCGGGTGGATGCGCCTCCGGTGCTCGAACTCACGCAGGCCGACCCGCATCTGCTCGAGCGCGCCTTGTTCAACCTGGTCGACAACGCGCTGAAGCACGGCCGGGCGCCAGTGCGGCTGCGCGTGAGCGCAAACGCGCACGAGGGGGTCATCGAGGTGCGCGACGCCGGCCCCGGCATCGCGCCGGACCAGCGCGAGCACCTGCTGCAGGCGTTCTCGCGCGGCGATGCGAGTCGCGCGCAGCCGGGCTTCGGCCTCGGGCTCGCGGTGGTGCAGCAGGTGGCGGCGCGCCTTGGCGGGCGCGTCGACATGGCAGGTGGACCGGGCGACTGGCGCGTGTCGATGCGGCTGCCGCTCGACGACCGTGGCGCCTTGCCCGGGTGA
- a CDS encoding response regulator transcription factor, with amino-acid sequence MTARTTRALVMIVDDDAELSAMVAELLAREGWDSHAVLTGGDAERDLARLRPDAVLLDLMLPDANGLDLCRRWRAAQPALGIVMLTARGDPLDRVLGLEIGADDYLPKPFEPRELVARLRALLRRQGAPHPAGAAGGGAMLRYAGLSIDLLQREVRAYDRVVALTSIEFKLLVALARAPGQALSREQLCEQVQSGTYRPQERTVDVQVARLRRKLRDASPGQEWIDTVRGEGYVFVPRGRED; translated from the coding sequence ATGACCGCCCGGACCACCCGTGCCCTGGTCATGATCGTCGACGACGACGCCGAACTGTCGGCCATGGTCGCGGAACTGCTGGCCCGCGAGGGCTGGGACAGCCATGCGGTGCTGACCGGCGGCGATGCCGAGCGCGACCTCGCGCGGCTGCGGCCCGATGCCGTGCTGCTCGACCTGATGCTGCCCGACGCCAACGGCCTCGACCTGTGTCGCCGTTGGCGCGCCGCGCAACCAGCGCTCGGCATCGTGATGCTCACCGCCCGCGGCGACCCGCTCGACCGGGTGCTGGGCCTGGAGATCGGCGCCGACGACTACCTGCCCAAACCGTTCGAGCCGCGCGAACTGGTGGCCCGGCTGCGCGCCTTGTTGCGACGCCAGGGGGCGCCGCATCCAGCCGGCGCAGCAGGTGGCGGCGCGATGTTGCGGTACGCCGGGCTGAGCATCGACCTGCTGCAGCGCGAAGTGCGGGCCTACGACCGGGTGGTGGCGCTGACCAGCATTGAATTCAAGCTGCTGGTCGCGCTGGCGCGTGCGCCCGGCCAGGCCCTGTCGCGCGAACAGCTGTGCGAGCAGGTGCAAAGCGGCACCTACCGCCCCCAGGAGCGGACCGTGGACGTGCAGGTGGCGCGCTTGCGGCGCAAGCTGCGCGACGCCAGCCCCGGGCAGGAATGGATCGACACCGTGCGAGGCGAAGGCTACGTGTTCGTGCCGCGCGGGCGTGAGGACTGA